In Gossypium hirsutum isolate 1008001.06 chromosome D06, Gossypium_hirsutum_v2.1, whole genome shotgun sequence, one genomic interval encodes:
- the LOC107960304 gene encoding uncharacterized protein, translating into MDAIISSALEEICSKGLDGVALSSLCSKLGLSVEIRRALWANLLEIPAVQFQKRDRVYDHNDPLVRRFEDAEKLDLIIVAKDKLCDNFSGVYDFSFGDGEKEVNQQRFVLQRIASARASGITQNQLSKEFGIKGNRFFYVVRKLEKRGLIVRQEAVEKTRGSSKQKLATRLIHLYRYAKHLGSQEKFEVTKDEGSIGKEDSEDVLINDYLPSIKTICDKLEETHGKALVISGIKRDLGYFGSRNARHEWKKIYGRLINAGLVEETTVKVNGKDEPCLHLLKKFCPLDYERNTTRCVEGKEFKFGRCQIANQLVELPIDHQIYDTIDATGSKGMHITEVGKRFGINKKTNHRNCFSVSSRFGMPMQMELHNKSHEYRIRTSRNSESSNPIPRKKLSLGGSPSILDGSARISHLWNFESDTLWKTNNHENEIKLSSSSPRDSEASYSISNTCKPQELIHETRSTFSSTAIHSMKKLKLYQFSTVDSTRREQRILERLQVEKIVLRSELYKLLVNLEKDKGTIMGRRTVDKMLYKLENEGYCKCIHLDLNGIMNTNFNRKVKVVLHPSILSLSSEVIGIIRNKLKSFHKRTHDPFKSKNSNSVHLFDYAQRTQTRYSSNSLTLRMEAMRANGYIRGKMVRARLLHGFLWDYACSLFARDDVLSYGRQDHDLHNLCVTFDVEGAIKGIPLELFFQVVGSSVIVEKGVYLRDLSNEENNELYDTSAIRRLSLLVSILQRLKLIRRVNSGSSDDGVTSLHASPVYSLELKPYMEEPTLLIACSNFGSLDLCPDRHVMDEMIRHEFVLSNRDAIDEYWQFLEYTYAGIDLKDASHAFPGSTVHEIFGYSSWASVRRMTVGQKAAVLKLLAKVKFNEKLPYKKCKEISKNLNLPMEQVLRVYYSKLRRRQRAKKLNAQGQNANP; encoded by the exons ATGGATGCCATCATATCATCAGCTCTCGAAGAAATCTGTTCAAAAGGTCTTGATGGCGTTGCATTATCTTCTCTCTGTTCGAAGCTCGGTTTGAGCGTCGAAATTAGACGAGCCTTATGGGCTAACCTACTCGAAATTCCGGCGGTTCAGTTCCAAAAGCGTGATCGTGTTTACGATCACAATGATCCTTTGGTTCGACGCTTTGAGGATGCGGAAAAGCTGGATTTAATTATTGTTGCTAAGGACAAATTATGTGATAATTTTTCAGGAGTTTATGATTTTTCTTTTGGAGATGGAGAAAAAGAGGTTAATCAACAAAGATTCGTTCTTCAACGCATTGCCTCTGCAAG AGCAAgtggaataactcaaaatcagCTTAGCAAGGAATTTGGAATCAAAGGAAATAGATTTTTCTATGTGGTAAGGAAGCTTGAGAAAAGAGGCTTAATCGTAAGACAAGAAGCAGTTGAGAAAACAAGAGGAAGCAGCAAACAAAAGTTAGCTACAAGGTTAATTCATTTATACCGTTATGCAAAGCATTTGGGATCTCAAGAGAAATTCGAGGTTACCAAAGATGAAGGAAGTATTGGCAAAGAGGATTCGGAGGATGTGCTTATAAATGATTATTTACCATCAATTAAAACTATCTGTGATAAACTTGAAGAAACTCATGGCAAG gCTCTTGTCATTTCAGGTATTAAACGTGACCTTGGCTATTTTGGGTCACGGAACGCGAGGCATGAATGGAAGAAA ATATATGGCAGATTGATAAATGCTGGTTTAGTAGAGGAGACTACTGTAAAAGTGAATGGGAAG GATGAGCCTTGCTTACATTTGCTAAAAAAGTTTTGCCCTTTGGATTATGAGCGAAATACAACCAGATGTGTTGAAGGCAAAGAGTTCAAATTTGGAAGATGTCAAATAGCTAACCAGCTTGTGGAGCTTCCCATTGATCATCAGATTTACGACACAATTGATGCTACAGGATCCAAAGGCATGCATATTACAGAG GTAGGCAAGAGGTTTGGAATTAATAAGAAGACGAATCACAGAAACTGTTTTTCAGTGAGCAGTAGATTTGGGATGCCGATGCAGATGGAACTTCATAATAAGAGCCATGAATACAGAATTCGGACATCCAGGAACAGTGAATCTTCTAATCCAATTCCAAGAAAAAAGTTAAGTTTGGGTGGCAGTCCTAGTATTTTAGATGGATCAGCCCGAATCTCACATCTCTGGAATTTTGAAAGTGATACGCTTTGGAAGACAAACAACCATGAGAATGAAATAAAGCTCTCTTCTTCCTCTCCAAGAGATAGTGAGGCAAGCTATAGTATCTCCAATACGTGCAAACCACAAGAGTTAATCCATGAAACAAGATCAACGTTTTCAAGCACAGCAATTCATTCTATGAAGAAGCTTAAACTCTATCAGTTTTCAACAGTTGATAGCACACGGAGAGAGCAGAGAATACTCGAACGATTACAG GTTGAAAAAATTGTCTTGAGATCAGAGCTATATAAGTTACTTGTGAATCTAGAGAAAGACAAAGGTACTATAATGGGCAGGAGAACTGTAGACAAAATGCTGTATAAACTTGAAAACGAAGGGTACTGCAAATGTATACACCTAGATTTAAATGGGATTATGAATACTAACTTTAACCGTAAAGTTAAGGTGGTCCTGCACCCATCTATTCTGAGTTTATCTTCTGAAGTCATTGGTATAATTCGTAATAAACTAAAGTCTTTTCACAAGCGAACTCATGACCCATTCAAGAGCAAGAATAGTAACTCAGTTCATCTATTTGATTATGCACAAAGAACTCAAACTCGATATAGTTCAAATTCCCTAACTCTTAGAATGGAAGCCATGCGGGCTAATGGATACATACGTGGAAAAATGGTTCGAGCAAGGCTGTTGCATGGTTTTCTCTGGGACTATGCATGTAGTTTATTTGCTAGGGATGATGTTTTATCATATGGGAGACAAGATCATGATCTACATAATCTTTGTGTCACGTTTGATGTTGAAGGAGCTATCAAGGGAATTCCACTTGAGCTATTCTTTCAAGTTGTCGGATCTTCTGTTATAGTTGAGAAGGGAGTATATTTACGTGATCTTTCTAATGAAGAGAATAATGAACTATATGATACTTCAGCTATCAGGAGACTGTCTTTGCTTGTATCTATTTTACAGCGGCTGAAG TTGATTCGGCGGGTAAATAGCGGAAGTTCTGATGATGGAGTCACTTCTTTGCATGCCAGTCCTGTTTATTCCCTGGAGCTTAAGCCTTATATGGAGGAACCAACATTACTCATAGCATGTTCAAATTTTGGATCTCTTGATCTTTGCCCAGACAGACATGTTATGGATGAGATGATCAGACATGAGTTTGTTCTCTCAAACagagatgccattgatgaatactggCAATTTTTGGAATATACTTATGCTGGGATTGATTTAAAAGATGCTTCACATGCATTCCCTGGATCTACTGTTCATGAG ATTTTTGGTTACAGTTCATGGGCCTCAGTTCGAAGAATGACTGTTGGTCAGAAGGCAGCAGTACTGAAACTTCTAGCCAAGGTCAAATTCAATGAAAAACTTCCTTACAAAAAATGTAAGGAGATTTCAAAGAACCTAAATCTCCCCATGGAGCAG GTGCTTCGTGTGTATTATTCTAAGCTCCGGCGTCGTCAAAGAGCTAAAAAATTAAATGCACAGGGGCAGAATGCCAACCCCTGA